A region from the Paraburkholderia youngii genome encodes:
- a CDS encoding DUF3331 domain-containing protein — MGWPAYRRLSTTEGTHQVNARGPLESELPAQLHRLHCGAINLHLRPRMNTDEGLRTRSRNSRANVAAMAGNKHASRPDPWEQTLLLLDRLGAAESRAQSLSSTEPAPSARIAGPHRNDGRCGKGRDATIDAPCAAVVTLLERLSPRTVVLRWCSASCHYGYQIWVCAKARRAGMCAVSGKAIRRGDIIYRPSTRTPVLPVNVNAMIHLAALG, encoded by the coding sequence ATGGGGTGGCCTGCCTACCGACGTCTATCGACGACAGAAGGGACTCATCAAGTAAACGCGCGCGGCCCGCTCGAGAGCGAGCTTCCCGCGCAATTGCACCGGTTGCATTGTGGCGCTATCAATCTTCATCTGAGGCCTCGCATGAACACGGACGAGGGACTTCGAACACGTTCGCGAAATAGCCGCGCGAACGTGGCGGCAATGGCTGGCAACAAACACGCCTCACGCCCGGACCCATGGGAGCAGACACTCCTGCTACTCGACAGGCTGGGTGCGGCGGAATCACGCGCACAGAGCCTCAGCTCCACCGAACCCGCACCCAGTGCGCGCATCGCCGGGCCACACCGCAACGACGGAAGGTGCGGCAAAGGGCGCGACGCTACGATCGACGCACCCTGCGCAGCCGTCGTTACGCTGCTCGAGCGCCTCTCCCCCCGAACCGTTGTGTTGCGCTGGTGCTCCGCCTCGTGCCACTACGGCTATCAAATCTGGGTCTGCGCAAAGGCACGCCGGGCCGGCATGTGCGCGGTGAGCGGCAAAGCGATCCGTCGCGGCGATATCATCTACCGGCCCTCTACCCGAACGCCTGTCCTTCCCGTGAACGTGAACGCCATGATTCATCTTGCTGCTTTGGGCTGA
- a CDS encoding FAD synthetase family protein, producing the protein MLVISDPREFRLSGSVVSIGMFDGVHHGHRHVLQKLRERGAVSSLPTVVVTFDPHPLATLRPAACPAFLSTLEGRMSLLASTGRVDYCVVLRFDRARSEESADDFVEQTLGGRLGMRSLVVGENFACGSGRRGDIEYLSALGGRLGFEVVPVPLQLDSRIAGGAHCSSSETRRLIQRGDMVAANAMLARPHELPGTVHGLLAAPCHAIDLTVPGDMCSPPAGNYAGTVKKQGASPWTSAVLQVREQQPGRGGRTVRVLAARTTKIVIGDAMTVRFLDRTNVTASRVAVGTTADPK; encoded by the coding sequence ATGCTAGTCATCTCCGATCCACGCGAATTCAGACTATCGGGGTCGGTGGTGTCGATCGGCATGTTCGATGGGGTCCATCACGGACACCGACATGTGCTGCAGAAGTTGCGGGAACGAGGTGCGGTCTCGTCGCTTCCTACGGTGGTGGTCACGTTCGATCCTCATCCGCTCGCCACCTTGCGTCCCGCCGCCTGTCCCGCGTTCCTGTCCACGCTCGAAGGTCGGATGTCGCTGCTCGCATCCACAGGCCGCGTCGACTATTGCGTGGTGCTGCGGTTCGATCGGGCTCGCAGCGAAGAGTCCGCAGACGATTTCGTCGAGCAAACGCTGGGCGGCAGACTCGGCATGCGCTCACTCGTCGTCGGCGAGAACTTTGCGTGCGGCAGCGGGCGACGGGGCGATATCGAGTATCTGAGCGCGCTCGGCGGCCGACTCGGGTTCGAGGTCGTTCCGGTGCCGTTGCAACTCGATTCGCGCATCGCGGGTGGCGCGCATTGCTCGTCGAGCGAGACCAGACGTTTGATCCAGCGAGGCGATATGGTCGCGGCCAATGCGATGCTGGCCCGTCCGCACGAGTTGCCCGGCACCGTGCACGGCCTGCTCGCGGCGCCTTGCCATGCAATCGACTTGACCGTGCCCGGTGACATGTGTTCACCCCCCGCCGGAAACTACGCCGGCACCGTGAAAAAGCAGGGCGCGTCGCCGTGGACCAGCGCGGTCCTGCAGGTACGCGAGCAACAACCCGGCCGCGGTGGCCGCACGGTTCGCGTGCTGGCCGCGAGAACCACGAAGATCGTCATCGGTGACGCAATGACCGTTCGGTTCCTCGATCGAACCAACGTGACTGCGAGCCGCGTTGCGGTCGGCACGACAGCCGATCCAAAGTAA
- a CDS encoding flavin reductase, which translates to MPNTQKRRELASDSAIATLQPNLPATTVADVSATDFRQALSSAITPVTILATDGPNGRAGVTCSAVCSVCDTPPTVLACVNRKSFANGVIKANGVLTLNWLGAEQSELSQLFAGVGAASMQERFAGSEWGTLASGAPYCKQALMTLDCHLVDAIEFGTHSLLFARVIATIQSDDGRPLAYYRRAYVTTHPATC; encoded by the coding sequence CCGACTCTGCCATCGCCACGCTGCAGCCGAATCTGCCGGCGACGACGGTGGCGGACGTGAGCGCGACCGACTTCAGGCAGGCGCTGTCCAGCGCGATCACGCCGGTCACGATTCTCGCCACCGATGGGCCCAACGGAAGGGCGGGTGTGACCTGCTCGGCCGTTTGCTCCGTATGCGACACGCCGCCGACCGTGCTCGCCTGTGTGAACCGCAAGAGCTTCGCCAATGGCGTAATCAAGGCGAATGGCGTACTCACGCTCAACTGGCTCGGAGCCGAACAGAGCGAACTTTCGCAGCTCTTCGCCGGCGTCGGTGCCGCCTCCATGCAGGAACGGTTTGCCGGCAGCGAGTGGGGAACCCTCGCGAGCGGTGCGCCGTATTGCAAACAGGCGCTGATGACGCTCGACTGCCATCTCGTCGATGCGATCGAGTTCGGCACGCATAGCCTGTTGTTCGCTCGCGTGATCGCGACGATTCAGTCGGACGACGGCCGGCCGCTTGCTTACTATCGGCGCGCCTATGTAACGACTCACCCCGCCACCTGTTAA
- a CDS encoding LysR family transcriptional regulator has protein sequence MHTIPQKSESDLELDLHHLQVFDVLLTEHSLTKAARVLNLSQPALSKTLARLRLYFGDPLFVRVGLRMEPTPKALELSEPVRSILKNFRALRSEYASFDPKMSTRKFSFFLVDAGAIKIFPALLNYLAAEAPGICVQSIPCDAQHLDLWLESGLVDLAIGSFPSLTMGIRRVPLWTESYVSVTRRDHPRIGSHPSKADFIAEKHALVSALGTGHEHLAVERLIESQVPSRNIVCRVPVFTSAALIAKHSDVIATVPRSLAVAMCRDLDLQLVEPPIELPRLEIAQYWHDRCHLEPGNQWLRNTFRKLFSTRC, from the coding sequence ATGCACACCATTCCCCAAAAGAGTGAGAGCGACCTCGAACTCGATCTTCACCATCTGCAAGTATTCGATGTCCTGCTGACCGAACACAGCCTCACCAAAGCCGCGCGCGTGCTCAACCTTTCGCAGCCCGCGTTGAGCAAGACGCTCGCGCGGCTGCGACTGTATTTTGGCGACCCGCTGTTCGTGCGTGTGGGATTGCGCATGGAGCCGACGCCCAAAGCGCTCGAGCTGTCGGAACCCGTGAGGTCGATACTCAAGAACTTTCGCGCTCTTCGCTCCGAGTACGCATCATTCGATCCGAAGATGTCGACACGCAAATTCAGTTTCTTTCTGGTCGATGCGGGGGCAATCAAGATCTTCCCGGCACTTCTGAACTATCTCGCGGCGGAAGCACCCGGCATCTGCGTACAGTCGATTCCCTGCGATGCGCAACATCTAGATCTGTGGCTCGAGTCGGGTCTCGTCGACCTCGCGATCGGCTCCTTCCCTTCGCTGACGATGGGTATCCGGCGCGTCCCGCTGTGGACTGAGTCCTATGTGAGCGTAACGCGCAGGGACCACCCGCGCATCGGCAGTCATCCGAGCAAAGCGGATTTCATCGCGGAGAAGCATGCACTCGTGTCCGCACTGGGCACCGGTCACGAACACCTGGCCGTAGAGCGGCTCATCGAGTCCCAGGTACCGAGCCGGAACATCGTGTGTCGGGTTCCGGTCTTTACGTCGGCGGCGCTGATAGCGAAACACTCGGATGTTATCGCAACCGTGCCGCGAAGCCTCGCCGTTGCAATGTGCCGCGATCTCGATTTGCAACTGGTTGAGCCGCCGATCGAGCTGCCCAGGCTCGAAATCGCCCAGTACTGGCACGATCGATGTCACCTCGAGCCCGGCAACCAGTGGCTTCGCAATACCTTTCGCAAGCTCTTTTCGACGCGGTGCTGA
- a CDS encoding intradiol ring-cleavage dioxygenase has translation MRNLDEHTVTDAVLDLLAATPDPRLKFVLTSLITHLHDFARDVELTEAELRAGIEFLTRTGHKCDDKRQEFILLSDVLGLSMLTVAMNNRKPRGCTESTVFGPFHVDGAPEYANGADIANGASGEPCIVRGTVKNLDGVPVAGARIEVWQADAAGNYDVQYPNLDIHQARGVLSSQEDGSFEFRTVLAVAYPIPDDGPVGELLRATARHPWRPAHLHFMINAKNYQTLVTHVFREGDRYLDSDAVFGVRETLVAEWVKQPDGGYTLDYDFVLNSVN, from the coding sequence ATGCGCAATCTCGACGAACACACTGTCACGGACGCAGTGCTCGATCTGCTGGCCGCTACGCCGGATCCCCGTTTGAAGTTCGTCCTCACGAGCCTCATTACTCATTTGCACGATTTCGCCCGCGACGTCGAACTGACCGAAGCCGAATTGCGCGCTGGGATCGAATTTCTGACCCGGACCGGGCACAAGTGCGACGACAAACGTCAGGAATTCATCCTGTTGAGCGACGTGCTGGGATTGTCGATGCTGACCGTCGCGATGAACAACAGGAAGCCGCGAGGTTGCACGGAATCGACGGTGTTCGGCCCATTCCACGTGGACGGCGCGCCCGAGTACGCAAACGGTGCGGACATCGCCAATGGGGCATCGGGCGAACCTTGCATCGTGCGTGGCACGGTGAAGAACCTCGACGGCGTACCGGTGGCGGGTGCGCGGATCGAAGTGTGGCAGGCCGACGCCGCGGGTAATTACGACGTTCAGTACCCGAATCTCGACATCCATCAGGCGAGAGGCGTGCTCAGCTCACAGGAGGACGGCAGCTTCGAATTTCGTACCGTGCTCGCCGTCGCCTACCCGATTCCGGACGATGGCCCGGTCGGGGAACTGCTGCGCGCGACTGCGCGACACCCGTGGCGTCCTGCGCACCTTCATTTCATGATCAACGCAAAGAACTATCAGACCCTCGTCACGCATGTGTTCCGCGAAGGGGATCGCTATCTGGATTCCGATGCCGTATTCGGCGTGAGAGAAACGCTGGTGGCGGAGTGGGTCAAACAGCCGGACGGTGGCTACACGCTAGACTACGATTTTGTGCTGAACTCAGTGAACTGA
- a CDS encoding type 1 glutamine amidotransferase domain-containing protein, with amino-acid sequence MKILMVLTSHDELGNTGRKTGFWLEELAAPYYVFKDAGAQIVLASPKGGKPPLDPKSNEPDFQTDLTRRFEADPAAVADLGNTAKLKDVAHDEFDAVFYPGGHGPLWDLAEDPVSIGLIERTIAAGKPVDLVCHAPGVLRYVKGPDGKPLVNGKSVTGFTNSEEEAVGLTKVVPFLVEDELKAKGGNFSKGPDWQPYVLEDGLLLTGQNPASSGPAAKALLEKLSKRQ; translated from the coding sequence GTGAAGATTCTGATGGTTTTGACTTCGCACGACGAATTGGGCAATACGGGACGCAAGACCGGGTTCTGGCTCGAGGAACTCGCCGCGCCCTACTACGTGTTCAAGGACGCCGGCGCGCAGATCGTGCTCGCGTCGCCCAAGGGTGGCAAGCCTCCACTAGACCCCAAGAGCAACGAGCCGGACTTTCAGACTGACCTGACACGTCGCTTCGAAGCCGACCCGGCTGCAGTGGCGGACCTGGGCAACACGGCAAAGCTCAAGGATGTCGCCCATGACGAATTCGACGCCGTGTTCTACCCCGGCGGCCATGGTCCACTCTGGGATCTCGCGGAAGACCCTGTCTCCATCGGGCTTATCGAGCGCACGATCGCGGCCGGGAAGCCCGTCGATCTCGTCTGCCACGCGCCCGGGGTTCTGCGATACGTGAAGGGTCCGGATGGCAAGCCGCTCGTCAACGGCAAGTCGGTCACCGGCTTTACGAACAGCGAAGAGGAAGCGGTTGGGCTCACCAAGGTGGTCCCGTTCCTCGTTGAAGACGAGCTCAAGGCGAAGGGCGGAAACTTTTCGAAGGGCCCCGACTGGCAGCCGTATGTGCTCGAAGACGGGCTGCTGCTCACCGGGCAGAATCCCGCATCGTCGGGGCCGGCCGCAAAGGCATTGCTGGAGAAGTTGAGCAAGCGTCAATGA
- a CDS encoding 4-hydroxyphenylacetate 3-hydroxylase N-terminal domain-containing protein, which translates to MIRTGRQYLESLNDGRQVWVGNEKIDNVATHPKTRDHAQRHADFYDLHHREDLQDVLTYVDENGGRRSMQWYGHHNKDQLRRKRKYHETVMREMAGASFPRSPDVNNYVLQTYLDDPVPWEKQSIGADGHIKAKNIVDFVNFAKDHDFNCAPQFVDPQMDRSNPDAQARSPALQIVEKNEKGIVVNGIKAIGTGVAFADWIHIGVFFRPGIPGEQVIFAATPVNTKGVTIVCREGLAKEDSIEHPLASQGDELDGMTLFENVFIPWSHVFHIGNPERAKLYPQRVFDWLHYHALVRQMVRAELMAGLAVLITEHIGTSKIPAVMTRVAKLIGFHQAMLAHVIGAEELGFHTPGGHYKPNILIYDFGRALYLEHFSAMIYELVDLCGRSALIFASEKQWNDATLKPWFERLNSGPVGKPHDRLKIGRVIRDLFLTDWGSRLFVFENFNGTPLQAIRTLTMQRAEFSGSGPYAKLARRVCGIESEIDDDSDYKATADYAKALDSARHQESLALSGTMAV; encoded by the coding sequence ATGATCCGAACCGGTCGCCAATACCTCGAATCCCTGAATGACGGGCGCCAAGTCTGGGTGGGAAACGAAAAGATCGACAACGTCGCCACGCATCCGAAAACGCGCGATCATGCGCAGCGCCACGCGGATTTTTACGACCTGCATCATCGTGAGGATTTGCAGGACGTCCTGACCTACGTCGACGAGAACGGCGGGCGCCGTTCGATGCAATGGTACGGACATCACAACAAGGATCAACTACGGCGCAAGCGGAAGTATCACGAAACGGTGATGCGGGAAATGGCCGGTGCGTCGTTTCCGCGTAGTCCGGACGTGAACAACTACGTGCTGCAGACTTACCTCGACGATCCAGTGCCGTGGGAGAAGCAATCGATCGGCGCGGACGGCCATATCAAGGCAAAGAACATCGTCGATTTCGTCAACTTCGCGAAAGACCACGATTTCAATTGCGCGCCGCAATTCGTCGATCCGCAAATGGACCGCTCGAATCCTGACGCACAGGCGCGCTCGCCGGCCCTTCAGATCGTCGAGAAGAACGAAAAAGGCATCGTCGTCAACGGCATCAAGGCGATCGGCACGGGCGTCGCATTCGCCGACTGGATTCATATCGGCGTGTTCTTCCGGCCTGGCATACCCGGTGAGCAGGTTATTTTCGCGGCTACGCCGGTCAATACGAAGGGGGTGACGATCGTCTGCCGGGAAGGCCTCGCGAAGGAGGACTCGATAGAACATCCGCTCGCATCGCAGGGGGATGAACTGGACGGCATGACGCTTTTCGAGAACGTATTCATTCCGTGGTCACACGTGTTTCACATCGGCAATCCCGAGCGTGCGAAGCTCTATCCGCAACGGGTTTTTGACTGGCTCCACTACCATGCACTGGTGCGTCAGATGGTGCGCGCGGAGTTGATGGCGGGTCTTGCTGTGCTGATCACCGAGCATATCGGAACCAGCAAGATTCCCGCGGTGATGACGCGGGTCGCGAAGCTGATCGGGTTCCATCAGGCGATGCTCGCGCACGTGATCGGGGCGGAAGAACTCGGGTTTCATACGCCGGGGGGGCACTACAAGCCGAATATTCTCATCTACGACTTTGGACGCGCACTGTATCTTGAGCACTTCTCGGCGATGATCTACGAGCTCGTCGACCTGTGCGGGCGCAGTGCGCTGATCTTCGCGAGCGAGAAGCAGTGGAACGATGCGACGCTCAAGCCGTGGTTCGAGCGCCTGAACAGCGGCCCGGTCGGCAAGCCGCACGACCGCCTGAAGATAGGCCGAGTGATCCGCGACCTGTTCCTGACGGACTGGGGCAGCCGTCTGTTCGTGTTCGAAAACTTCAATGGCACGCCGCTGCAAGCGATTCGCACGCTGACGATGCAGCGCGCCGAGTTCTCCGGCTCGGGCCCGTACGCGAAGCTCGCCCGGCGCGTCTGCGGAATCGAGTCCGAAATCGACGACGACAGCGACTACAAGGCGACCGCGGACTACGCGAAGGCGCTCGATTCGGCGCGGCATCAGGAGTCGCTGGCATTGAGCGGCACCATGGCCGTCTGA
- a CDS encoding tautomerase family protein: MPIVTIQVTREGTRPGTDSVTAEEKAQLIKGVSHLMLDVLNKPLEATFVVIEEVPTENWGWGGLPTDVYRRQKGLIK; this comes from the coding sequence ATGCCGATCGTCACAATTCAGGTTACACGCGAGGGCACACGGCCCGGCACGGATTCCGTCACCGCGGAAGAAAAGGCCCAGCTTATCAAGGGCGTGAGCCACCTCATGCTTGACGTGCTGAACAAACCGCTGGAGGCGACCTTCGTCGTCATCGAAGAAGTGCCAACGGAAAACTGGGGATGGGGTGGCCTGCCTACCGACGTCTATCGACGACAGAAGGGACTCATCAAGTAA
- a CDS encoding maleylacetate reductase has protein sequence MNEFVYTSHAQRVVFGAGALSRLEAEVERLRAHRALILATPDQREDAERVAALLGARVAGVFAKAAMHVPIEVAREAREVARRLDADCAIAIGGGSTTGLGKAIALESDFPILAIPTTYAGSEMTPIYGITEAGLKKTGRDSRVIPRTVIYDPELTYSLPVSLSVSSAINAIAHAAEGLYAVDANPITDLIAGEGIAAIGRALPLLTLDADDANVRRARADALYGAWLCGSVLGAVTMSLHHKLCHTLGGSFDLPHAQTHAIILPHALAYNAKAATRAMGRIASALYGVSAPQAVFDLAEKNGARLALKDIGMKESDLDKACAIALQNQYPNPRALEKSALRRLLQDAYEGVRPSM, from the coding sequence ATGAACGAGTTCGTTTATACGAGCCATGCTCAGCGCGTCGTATTTGGTGCCGGCGCTTTGAGCCGGCTGGAAGCGGAAGTCGAGCGGCTGCGCGCCCATCGCGCATTGATACTCGCGACTCCCGATCAGCGCGAGGACGCCGAGCGCGTTGCGGCACTTCTCGGCGCGCGCGTAGCTGGCGTGTTTGCGAAAGCGGCCATGCATGTGCCTATCGAAGTTGCCCGCGAGGCACGCGAGGTGGCGCGCCGTCTCGACGCTGACTGTGCGATCGCCATCGGTGGAGGATCAACGACAGGACTCGGAAAGGCCATTGCATTGGAGTCGGACTTTCCGATCCTCGCTATTCCGACGACTTACGCCGGCTCTGAAATGACACCGATCTACGGCATCACCGAAGCGGGTTTAAAAAAGACCGGCCGCGACAGTCGCGTGATACCGAGGACAGTGATTTACGATCCCGAGCTCACGTATTCGTTGCCGGTATCGCTGAGCGTGAGCAGCGCGATCAATGCGATTGCTCATGCGGCTGAAGGCCTTTACGCGGTGGACGCAAATCCGATCACGGATCTGATCGCGGGCGAGGGCATCGCCGCGATCGGACGGGCACTGCCGCTACTGACTCTCGATGCCGACGATGCGAACGTACGGCGCGCACGCGCGGATGCGCTGTATGGCGCATGGCTGTGCGGATCGGTGTTGGGGGCGGTGACGATGTCGCTGCACCATAAGCTTTGCCATACGCTCGGCGGAAGCTTCGACCTGCCGCACGCGCAGACGCACGCGATCATCTTGCCGCACGCACTGGCCTACAACGCGAAGGCCGCCACACGTGCGATGGGGCGGATCGCGAGCGCGCTTTATGGCGTCAGCGCACCGCAAGCCGTATTCGACCTCGCGGAAAAGAACGGCGCACGGCTGGCGCTGAAAGACATCGGCATGAAAGAGTCGGACCTCGACAAGGCGTGCGCGATCGCGCTGCAGAATCAGTATCCGAATCCCCGGGCGCTAGAAAAGTCGGCGCTCAGGCGATTGCTACAGGACGCCTACGAAGGCGTGCGGCCGAGTATGTGA
- a CDS encoding DUF4148 domain-containing protein: MEYIDMKSPKVVVAIAAVIAFGYVQAQDMAPATQPTNPSVSSTNSVGGVPATRSDAGAPMGKTRAQVKQELEQARQSGELDRINAEYGGQ; encoded by the coding sequence ATGGAGTACATAGATATGAAATCGCCAAAAGTCGTGGTAGCAATCGCCGCGGTTATTGCATTCGGATATGTCCAGGCGCAGGATATGGCGCCCGCAACACAGCCCACAAATCCCAGCGTGTCTTCGACAAATTCTGTGGGTGGTGTGCCCGCCACGAGGAGTGACGCTGGCGCTCCAATGGGAAAGACCCGGGCCCAGGTTAAGCAGGAGCTTGAGCAGGCACGCCAATCGGGCGAACTCGACCGCATAAACGCGGAGTATGGGGGTCAATAA